The following proteins come from a genomic window of Portunus trituberculatus isolate SZX2019 chromosome 35, ASM1759143v1, whole genome shotgun sequence:
- the LOC123513261 gene encoding uncharacterized protein LOC123513261 has product MKRLSGIGWGANRDLLIKYYMAAIRSKLMYGLHPCREWHSPPKCLQETSSLPPIPPHHEPTSSHPLITLYTTSGVDQHSPVWFPGARQPLLVRALLAHAILGLPPPPPQPISPHSPLPPWLDISDKINLHLPGLPPTHGSAGVLAPTLFLQLDRTLYHHHLRIYTDGSHSPSPPSTAAAIYLPASSTCTTWRFPPDTDVLTAELYALQQALNHLTTLSSTGSAVIYTDSLSSLHLLQSRHPTSFTFLVHSIQRTLLQLPTMGWGVTLQWVPSHSGIRGNEVADAAAKMGLSEVNITLLPLPLSTAKCIISRKCHSTWDTSLNTALLTTSLGQYRCNSSPQPWMRQQSRVLDVALTRLRLGHTRLTAHLHRLHLSPDPYCPWCRTVPETIEHFLLHCPRFHSHRVVLCS; this is encoded by the exons ATGAAGAGGCTCTCTGGTATAGGCTGGGGTGCCAACAGGGACCTCCTCATCAAATACTACATGGCTGCCATCCGATCTAAGCTGATGTATGG TCTCCATCCATGCAGAGAGTGGCATTCTCCCCCTAAGTGCCTACAGGAGACAAGCTCTTTGCCACCAATACCACCGCATCATGAGCCTACCtcctcacatcctctcatcaCTCTATACACCACCTCTGGAGTGGACCAGCACTCACCTGTATGGTTTCCTGGTGCCAGGCAACCACTGCTTGTGAGAGCTCTCCTAGCTCATGCCATCCTAGGcttgcctccaccacctccacaacccatcagcccacactcaccactaccaccctggCTGGACATCTCAGACAAGATTAACCTGCACCTTCCTGGCCTCCCTCCCACTCATGGTTCTGCTGGTGTCCTAGCTCCCACCCTCTTTCTACAGCTGGACAGAaccttataccaccaccatctcagaATATATACTGATGGCTCCCactccccttcacctccctccacAGCTGCAGCCATCTATTTACCTGCATCCTCTACCTGCACGACATGGAGGTTCCCACCAGACACCGATGTCCTGACAGCGGAACTCTATGCCCTTCAGCAAGCCCTCaaccacctcaccacactctCCTCTACAGGCTCAGCAGTTATTTACActgactccctctcctccctgcacCTCCTTCAATCCCGCCATCCAACCTCATTCACCTTCCTCGTTCACTCCATCCAGCGGACGCTGCTACAGCTTCCCACTATGGGTTGGGGGGTAACCCTACAGTGGGTTCCATCCCACTCAGGCATTCGAGGAAATGAGGTTGCCGATGCTGCGGCCAAGATGGGCTTGTCGGAGGTAAACATCActctgctccctctccctctctccaccgccAAGTGCATTATCTCCAGAAAATGTCACTCCACCTgggacacctccctcaacactGCTCTCCTCACCACTTCTCTGGGCCAGTACAGGTGTAATTCCTCCCCACAACCCTGGATGCGACAGCAGTCCCGTGTACTAGACGTCGCCCTCACCcgtctccgcctgggccacaccagaCTCACAGCTCACCTGCATCGCCTGCATCTGTCTCCTGACCCATACTGCCCCTGGTGCAGGACTGTACCTGAAACCATCGaacacttccttctccactgcCCACGCTTTCACTCACACCGTGTTGTGCTATGTTCCTGA